Proteins encoded within one genomic window of Patescibacteria group bacterium:
- a CDS encoding aminoacyl--tRNA ligase-related protein, translated as MHYSRLFGKTSKTAPADADSVNARLLVQGGFIDQLMAGVYSYLPLGLRVFEKVKNIIREEINAIDGQEILMPALLPRENWEQTGRWSDPGPEVMFQFKGRGDKDLGLGWTHEEIVTPLAKKFIRSYKDLPFAVYQIQDKFRNEPRAKSGLLRGREFSMKDLYSFHRDEADLEAYYERSKQAYLNIFRRCGLKALIVEASGGAFSKYSHEFQVLTEFGEDIVYYCEQCAYAQNREISEYKAGDKCPKCGGAMQEGKAIEVGNIFQLKTRFTDAFDVVYDDTDGAKKKVIMGCYGIGPSRVVGTVVELHHDDKGIVWPKALAPFAVQLVLLTAKDPAMTAKVKVAADQLYAELEAAGIETLYDDREDARAGEKFADADLIGLPIRLVISEKMLAAGSVEWKERTGAASELVKASDVVAKAAEFMK; from the coding sequence CCGACGCTGATTCCGTGAACGCCCGCCTGCTCGTGCAGGGCGGCTTCATCGACCAGCTCATGGCCGGCGTCTATTCTTATCTGCCGCTCGGCTTGCGTGTGTTCGAGAAGGTCAAGAACATCATCCGCGAGGAGATCAACGCTATCGATGGCCAGGAGATCCTGATGCCGGCGCTCTTGCCCCGCGAGAACTGGGAGCAGACCGGCCGCTGGTCCGATCCGGGTCCCGAGGTGATGTTCCAGTTCAAAGGCCGCGGCGACAAGGACCTCGGTCTCGGTTGGACGCACGAGGAGATCGTCACGCCGCTCGCCAAGAAATTCATCCGTTCCTACAAGGACCTGCCGTTCGCTGTCTACCAGATCCAGGACAAGTTCCGCAACGAGCCCCGCGCCAAGTCCGGCCTGCTGCGCGGCCGCGAGTTCAGCATGAAGGATCTCTACAGCTTCCATCGCGACGAGGCTGATCTCGAAGCGTATTACGAACGGTCCAAGCAGGCGTATCTCAATATCTTCCGGCGCTGCGGCCTCAAAGCGCTCATCGTCGAGGCTTCGGGCGGCGCGTTCTCGAAATATTCCCACGAGTTCCAGGTGCTCACCGAGTTCGGCGAGGACATCGTCTATTATTGCGAGCAGTGCGCGTACGCCCAGAACCGCGAGATCAGCGAATATAAGGCTGGCGACAAGTGCCCCAAGTGTGGCGGCGCGATGCAAGAGGGGAAAGCGATCGAGGTCGGCAATATCTTCCAGCTGAAGACACGCTTCACCGACGCTTTCGATGTGGTTTACGATGACACGGACGGCGCCAAGAAGAAGGTCATCATGGGCTGCTACGGCATCGGGCCGTCGCGCGTGGTCGGCACGGTCGTCGAGCTGCATCATGACGACAAAGGCATCGTCTGGCCGAAGGCGCTCGCGCCGTTCGCGGTTCAGCTGGTGCTTTTGACCGCCAAGGATCCGGCCATGACCGCCAAGGTCAAGGTGGCCGCGGACCAGCTTTACGCCGAACTCGAAGCGGCCGGCATCGAGACGTTGTACGACGACCGCGAGGACGCCCGGGCCGGCGAGAAGTTCGCCGACGCCGACCTCATCGGCCTGCCTATCCGGCTGGTTATCTCGGAAAAGATGCTGGCTGCCGGCTCGGTCGAGTGGAAAGAGCGTACTGGGGCCGCGAGCGAACTGGTCAAGGCGTCCGACGTCGTGGCGAAAGCCGCGGAATTCATGAAATGA